From Sulfurovum zhangzhouensis, one genomic window encodes:
- the nth gene encoding endonuclease III: MAKVKKATKKEIEAIKALFLEHYPDSVTELEYRNLYELLISVMLSAQCTDKRVNIITPALFEAYPDPVSLANADLDEVKSYINTCSFFNNKAKNLIKMAQSVVENYEGEVPLEQKELVKLAGVGQKTANVVMIEYTQANLMAVDTHVFRVAHRLGLSDATTALKTEEELTKKFKTDLHRLHQAMVLFGRYRCKALKPECETCFLEEYCKSKESFKV; the protein is encoded by the coding sequence GTGGCAAAAGTCAAAAAAGCAACCAAAAAAGAAATCGAAGCGATCAAAGCACTCTTTTTGGAACATTATCCCGATTCCGTCACTGAACTGGAGTATCGTAACCTGTATGAACTCCTTATTTCCGTGATGCTCTCTGCACAATGTACGGATAAACGTGTCAACATCATCACCCCCGCGCTTTTTGAAGCCTATCCTGATCCTGTAAGTCTTGCCAATGCTGATCTTGACGAGGTAAAGTCCTATATCAATACCTGTTCGTTTTTTAATAACAAAGCCAAGAACCTCATCAAAATGGCGCAGTCAGTGGTCGAAAACTATGAAGGAGAAGTACCTCTGGAGCAAAAAGAACTTGTGAAGCTGGCTGGAGTAGGACAAAAGACAGCCAATGTTGTCATGATCGAATATACACAGGCCAACCTCATGGCTGTAGATACCCATGTCTTTAGAGTCGCACACCGTTTGGGGCTGAGTGATGCAACGACTGCTCTCAAGACAGAAGAGGAACTGACCAAAAAGTTCAAGACCGATCTTCACAGACTCCATCAAGCGATGGTACTCTTTGGCAGATACAGATGTAAAGCACTGAAACCCGAATGCGAAACATGTTTTCTCGAAGAGTACTGTAAAAGCAAAGAGAGTTTCAAGGTATAA